A window of Leclercia adecarboxylata contains these coding sequences:
- the thiB gene encoding thiamine ABC transporter substrate binding subunit → MFKTVLPLLALVALPAVASPVLTVYTYDSFAADWGPGPAVKKAFEADCKCELKFVALEDGVSLLNRLRMEGKNSKADVVLGLDNNLLEAATQTGLFAKSGVATDAVNVPGGWKNDTFVPFDYGYFAFVYDKNKLKNPPKSLKELVESDQKWRVIYEDPRTSTPGLGLLLWMQKVYGDKTPEAWQKLAAKTVTVTKGWSEAYGLFLKGESDLVLSYTTSPAYHIIAEKKENYAAADFAEGHYLQVEVAARTAASKQPELAEKFLKFMVSPSFQNAIPTGNWMYPVTNVTLPAGFDTLVKPQTTLEFTPQEVAGERAAWISEWQRAVSR, encoded by the coding sequence GTGTTCAAAACTGTTCTTCCCCTGCTGGCGCTGGTTGCGCTGCCTGCCGTTGCCAGTCCTGTACTGACGGTCTACACCTACGACTCATTCGCTGCCGACTGGGGCCCTGGCCCGGCGGTCAAAAAGGCCTTTGAAGCCGACTGTAAATGCGAGCTGAAATTCGTGGCGCTGGAAGATGGCGTCTCGCTGCTGAACCGCCTGCGTATGGAAGGTAAAAACAGTAAAGCCGACGTGGTGCTGGGTCTGGATAACAATCTGCTGGAAGCGGCAACCCAGACCGGGCTGTTCGCCAAAAGCGGCGTGGCGACCGATGCGGTTAACGTCCCTGGCGGCTGGAAGAACGACACCTTTGTGCCGTTCGATTACGGCTACTTTGCCTTTGTCTATGACAAAAACAAGCTGAAAAACCCGCCGAAAAGCCTGAAAGAGCTGGTTGAGAGCGACCAGAAATGGCGCGTGATCTATGAAGATCCGCGCACCAGCACGCCGGGGCTGGGCCTGCTGCTGTGGATGCAAAAAGTATATGGCGACAAGACCCCGGAAGCCTGGCAGAAACTGGCCGCCAAAACCGTCACCGTGACCAAAGGCTGGAGCGAAGCCTACGGTCTGTTCCTGAAAGGCGAGAGCGATCTGGTGCTGAGCTACACCACTTCCCCGGCATACCACATCATTGCCGAGAAAAAAGAGAACTACGCGGCCGCTGACTTTGCCGAAGGCCACTATCTGCAGGTGGAAGTCGCCGCCCGTACCGCAGCCAGCAAACAGCCGGAACTGGCCGAGAAGTTCCTGAAATTTATGGTCTCGCCATCGTTCCAGAATGCTATTCCGACCGGCAACTGGATGTACCCGGTGACCAACGTAACGTTACCGGCCGGTTTTGACACCCTGGTGAAACCGCAAACCACGCTGGAATTTACTCCTCAGGAGGTCGCCGGGGAACGAGCAGCATGGATCAGTGAATGGCAACGCGCCGTCAGCCGTTAA
- the sgrR gene encoding HTH-type transcriptional regulator SgrR has product MSSGRLQQQFIRLWQCCDGQTRETTLSELADLLSCSRRHMRTLLNTMQQQGWLSWEAEAGRGKRSRLTFLYTGLALQQQRAEDLLEQDRIEQLVQLVGDKAAVRQMLVSHLGRSFRQGKHILRVLYYRPMKNLLPGSALRRSETHMARQIFSGLTRINEENGELEADIAHHWQQLSPLHWRFFLRPGIHFHHGRELEMADVIATLQRARELPLYSHISRIQSPTAWTLDIELSQPDRWLPWLLGYVPSMILPREWETMPNFTGHPVGTGPYAVSRNNNNQLKIRAFEDYFGYRALIDEVNVWVLPDLNEELSVGLTLEGPTEGEKAVESRLEEGCYYLLFDARSHRGASPEVRQWISRILSPANLIYQAEEMYQSYWFPAYGLLPRWHHARPGRGDKPAGLESITLTFYRDHIEHRVIARMMSELLAAEQVTLNIQEVSYEEWHRGEIVSDIWLNSVNFTLPLDFSLFSHLYEVPLLQNCIARDWQQDAAQWRAGEMNLAVWCQQLLAQQAIVPLIHHWLMIQGQRSMRGLRMNTLGWFDFKSAWFAPPEP; this is encoded by the coding sequence ATGTCTTCTGGTCGTCTGCAACAACAATTCATCCGCCTGTGGCAGTGCTGTGACGGCCAGACCCGGGAGACCACGCTCAGCGAGCTGGCCGATCTGCTCAGCTGTTCGCGTCGTCATATGCGGACCCTGCTTAACACTATGCAGCAGCAGGGATGGCTGAGCTGGGAAGCCGAAGCCGGGCGCGGCAAGCGTTCGCGCCTTACCTTCCTCTACACCGGGCTCGCGCTACAGCAACAGCGGGCGGAAGATCTGCTCGAGCAGGATCGCATCGAGCAGCTGGTGCAGCTGGTCGGCGATAAGGCCGCGGTGCGCCAGATGCTGGTTTCCCATCTCGGACGTAGCTTCCGTCAGGGCAAACATATCCTGCGCGTGCTCTATTATCGTCCGATGAAAAACCTTTTACCGGGCAGTGCGTTACGGCGATCGGAAACCCATATGGCACGGCAGATATTTAGCGGTCTGACGCGCATAAATGAGGAAAATGGGGAACTGGAAGCCGACATTGCGCACCACTGGCAGCAGCTCTCCCCGTTGCACTGGCGGTTTTTTTTACGGCCAGGCATCCATTTTCATCACGGACGCGAGCTGGAGATGGCCGATGTCATCGCCACGCTGCAGCGCGCCCGTGAATTACCTCTTTACTCGCACATCAGCCGGATCCAGTCCCCCACGGCCTGGACCCTCGATATTGAGCTCTCCCAGCCCGACCGCTGGCTGCCGTGGCTGCTGGGATATGTGCCGTCGATGATCCTGCCGCGCGAATGGGAAACCATGCCCAACTTTACCGGCCATCCCGTGGGAACAGGGCCTTACGCCGTTTCCCGCAATAACAATAATCAGCTGAAGATCCGCGCCTTTGAGGACTACTTTGGCTATCGGGCCTTGATTGACGAAGTGAACGTCTGGGTGTTGCCGGATCTCAATGAAGAGCTGAGCGTCGGCCTGACCCTGGAAGGGCCAACGGAGGGGGAAAAGGCAGTCGAGAGCCGCCTCGAAGAGGGGTGCTACTATCTGTTGTTCGATGCCCGCTCTCATCGCGGTGCCAGCCCCGAGGTCCGGCAGTGGATAAGCCGCATCCTTTCCCCTGCCAATCTGATCTATCAGGCCGAAGAGATGTATCAGTCCTACTGGTTCCCGGCGTATGGCCTGCTGCCACGCTGGCACCATGCCCGTCCGGGACGCGGCGACAAACCGGCCGGGCTGGAGAGTATCACCCTGACCTTCTACCGGGATCATATTGAACATCGGGTGATCGCCAGAATGATGAGCGAACTGTTGGCAGCCGAGCAGGTGACGCTCAACATTCAGGAGGTCAGCTATGAGGAGTGGCATCGCGGAGAGATCGTCAGCGACATCTGGCTCAACAGCGTCAACTTCACCCTGCCGCTGGATTTCTCGCTGTTCTCGCATCTGTATGAAGTGCCGCTTCTGCAAAACTGCATCGCGCGCGACTGGCAGCAGGATGCCGCACAGTGGCGCGCCGGGGAGATGAATCTTGCGGTCTGGTGCCAGCAACTGCTGGCCCAGCAGGCGATCGTCCCACTGATCCACCACTGGCTGATGATCCAGGGGCAGCGCAGTATGCGCGGTTTAAGGATGAATACGCTGGGCTGGTTTGACTTTAAATCGGCGTGGTTTGCGCCGCCGGAACCATAA
- the leuD gene encoding 3-isopropylmalate dehydratase small subunit gives MAEKFTQHTGLVVPLDAANVDTDAIIPKQFLQKVTRTGFGAHLFNDWRFLDDKGEVPNPEFVLNFPAFKGASILLARENFGCGSSREHAPWALTDYGFKVVIAPSFADIFYGNSFNNQLLPVTLSDEQVDELFTLVQNNPGVTFEVDLEAQVVKAGEKTYSFNIDAFRRHCMINGLDSIGLTLQHEDAIAAYESKQPAFMS, from the coding sequence ATGGCAGAGAAATTTACCCAACATACTGGCCTGGTGGTCCCTCTGGACGCGGCTAACGTCGATACCGACGCCATCATTCCGAAGCAGTTTTTGCAGAAGGTCACCCGCACCGGTTTTGGCGCACATCTGTTTAACGACTGGCGTTTTCTGGATGACAAAGGCGAAGTGCCAAACCCGGAGTTCGTGCTGAACTTCCCGGCATTTAAAGGCGCCTCGATCCTGCTGGCGCGGGAAAACTTCGGCTGTGGTTCCTCGCGTGAACATGCGCCGTGGGCGCTGACCGATTACGGTTTCAAGGTGGTGATTGCGCCGAGCTTTGCCGACATCTTCTACGGCAACAGCTTCAACAACCAGCTCCTGCCGGTCACCCTGAGCGACGAGCAGGTCGACGAGCTGTTTACATTAGTGCAAAACAACCCGGGTGTTACTTTTGAAGTGGATCTGGAAGCGCAGGTGGTCAAAGCCGGAGAAAAAACCTACAGCTTTAACATCGACGCGTTCCGCCGCCACTGCATGATTAACGGCCTGGACAGCATCGGGCTGACCCTGCAGCACGAAGACGCCATTGCTGCTTACGAGAGCAAACAGCCCGCCTTTATGAGCTAA
- the thiQ gene encoding thiamine ABC transporter ATP-binding protein ThiQ — translation MLKLTDVTWLYQHLPMRFTLSVRQGELIAVLGPSGAGKSTLLNLIAGFLQPANGSIAIDGHDHTRTPPSQRPVSMLFQENNLFTHLTVRQNIGLGMHPGLKLSAAQQQKLRDIAIQMGIDDLLDRLPGELSGGQRQRVALARCLVREQPVLLLDEPFSALDPALRQEMLLLVKEVCERQRLTMLMVSHSVEDALRIAPRSVVIADGRIAWDGDTEQLASGKASASRLLGIH, via the coding sequence ATGTTAAAACTGACTGATGTAACCTGGCTTTATCAGCACCTGCCGATGCGCTTTACCTTGTCCGTGCGCCAGGGGGAACTTATCGCCGTGCTCGGCCCCAGCGGCGCGGGCAAAAGCACGCTCCTCAACCTGATTGCCGGTTTTCTGCAACCGGCCAACGGCAGCATCGCGATCGACGGTCACGATCACACCCGGACGCCGCCTTCACAGCGCCCGGTGTCGATGCTGTTCCAGGAAAATAACCTCTTCACGCATCTGACCGTGCGTCAGAACATTGGCCTCGGCATGCATCCGGGCCTGAAGCTGAGCGCTGCTCAGCAGCAGAAGCTGCGCGACATCGCGATTCAGATGGGGATAGACGATTTGCTGGATCGCCTGCCGGGCGAGCTCTCGGGCGGCCAGCGCCAGCGTGTCGCGCTTGCGCGCTGTCTGGTGCGCGAACAGCCTGTCCTGCTGCTGGATGAGCCCTTCTCGGCACTCGATCCTGCATTACGTCAGGAGATGCTGTTGCTGGTCAAAGAGGTGTGCGAGCGTCAGCGGTTGACGATGCTGATGGTGTCGCACAGCGTGGAAGATGCGCTCAGGATCGCCCCACGGTCAGTGGTGATTGCCGATGGCCGTATCGCCTGGGATGGCGATACGGAACAGCTGGCGAGTGGGAAAGCAAGCGCGTCGCGCCTGCTGGGGATCCACTGA
- the araC gene encoding arabinose operon transcriptional regulator AraC: MAETQSDPLLPGYSFNAHLVAGLTPIEAEGYLDFYVDRPLGMKGYILNLTVRGEGVIKNGDQTFVCRPGDILLFPPGEIHHYGRHPDAREWYHQWVYFRPRAYWQEWLAWPSMFAHTGFYRPDEAHQPQFRELFAQIIEAGQAGGRYAELLAINLLEQLLLRRMEAINESLNPPLDHRVREACQYISDHLADSQFDIASVAQHVCLSPSRLSHLFRQQLGVSVLSWREDQRISQAKLLLSTTRMPIATVGRNVGFEDQLYFSRVFKKCTGASPSEFRAGCE; encoded by the coding sequence ATGGCTGAAACGCAAAGCGATCCCCTGCTGCCGGGCTACTCGTTTAACGCGCATCTGGTTGCAGGATTGACGCCCATTGAGGCGGAAGGGTATCTCGATTTTTACGTTGACCGACCGCTGGGGATGAAGGGCTATATCCTTAACCTGACCGTGCGCGGAGAGGGGGTCATCAAGAACGGCGATCAAACCTTTGTCTGCCGTCCGGGGGATATTTTGCTCTTTCCACCGGGTGAAATTCACCACTATGGCCGTCACCCCGATGCCCGGGAGTGGTATCACCAGTGGGTCTACTTTCGCCCCCGCGCCTACTGGCAGGAGTGGCTGGCCTGGCCGTCGATGTTTGCCCATACCGGCTTCTATCGCCCGGACGAAGCGCATCAGCCGCAGTTTCGTGAACTCTTTGCCCAGATCATTGAGGCCGGACAGGCCGGGGGGCGCTATGCCGAACTGCTGGCCATCAATCTGCTGGAGCAGCTCCTGTTGCGCCGGATGGAGGCGATCAATGAATCGCTGAATCCGCCGCTGGATCACCGGGTGCGCGAAGCCTGCCAGTACATCAGCGATCATCTGGCGGACAGCCAGTTCGATATCGCCAGCGTCGCCCAGCATGTCTGCCTGTCTCCCTCGCGCCTGTCGCACCTGTTCCGGCAGCAGCTGGGGGTGAGCGTGCTGAGCTGGCGCGAAGATCAGCGCATCAGCCAGGCCAAGCTGTTGCTCAGCACGACCCGCATGCCGATCGCCACCGTCGGGCGTAACGTGGGCTTTGAGGACCAGCTCTACTTTTCACGGGTCTTTAAAAAATGCACCGGTGCCAGCCCGAGCGAATTCCGCGCCGGATGTGAATAG
- the sgrT gene encoding glucose uptake inhibitor SgrT: protein MKRSATNQFYRQYFSATKGVSWLARRCAEQRLKILEDLMQWEVTTSTSER, encoded by the coding sequence ATGAAGAGGTCTGCCACAAATCAGTTTTACCGCCAGTACTTCTCAGCGACAAAGGGAGTGTCCTGGCTGGCCCGCCGGTGCGCAGAACAGCGGCTGAAAATACTGGAAGATCTGATGCAGTGGGAGGTGACAACGTCGACCTCGGAACGCTGA
- a CDS encoding sugar efflux transporter, with product MLWLMTMGRRLNGVYAAFLMVAFMMGVAGALQAPTLSLFLSREVGAQPFWVGLFYTVNAVAGILVSLWLAKRSDSQGDRRKLILFCCAMAIGNALLFAFNRHYLTLLTCGVLLAALANTAMPQLFALAREYADSSAREVVMFSSVMRAQLSLAWVIGPPLAFMLALNYGFTAMFSIAAAIFAISLGLIAFALPSVARVESTTAVPVTEVSGWKNKNVRRLFIASTLMWTCNTMYIIDMPLWISSDLGLPDKLAGILMGTAAGLEIPAMILAGYYVKYFGKRRMMVVAVAAGVLFYLGLILFHSREALLALQLFNAVFIGIIAGIGMLWFQDLMPGRAGSATTLFTNSISTGVILAGIIQGALAQSYGHSAVYMVIAGISLVTLVLTWRVKDV from the coding sequence ATGCTCTGGTTAATGACGATGGGACGCCGCCTCAACGGTGTTTACGCCGCTTTTTTAATGGTGGCTTTTATGATGGGCGTAGCCGGGGCACTGCAGGCGCCGACCCTGAGCCTGTTCCTGAGCCGCGAGGTGGGCGCTCAGCCGTTCTGGGTGGGGCTGTTCTATACCGTCAATGCCGTCGCCGGGATCCTGGTCAGCCTCTGGCTGGCGAAGCGCTCCGACAGCCAGGGCGATCGCCGCAAGTTAATCCTCTTTTGCTGCGCGATGGCGATTGGCAACGCGCTGCTGTTTGCCTTTAACCGTCATTATCTGACCTTATTAACCTGCGGCGTGCTGCTGGCTGCACTGGCCAATACCGCCATGCCGCAGCTGTTTGCTCTGGCGCGGGAATATGCCGACAGCTCCGCGCGCGAAGTGGTGATGTTCAGCTCGGTGATGCGTGCCCAGCTTTCGCTGGCCTGGGTTATCGGCCCGCCGCTGGCATTCATGCTGGCGCTTAACTACGGCTTTACCGCCATGTTCTCCATTGCGGCGGCCATTTTTGCAATCAGCCTGGGGCTGATTGCCTTCGCACTGCCTTCCGTTGCGAGGGTGGAATCGACGACTGCCGTTCCGGTGACGGAGGTAAGCGGCTGGAAAAATAAAAATGTCCGCAGGCTGTTTATCGCCTCCACGCTGATGTGGACCTGCAACACCATGTATATCATCGATATGCCCCTGTGGATCAGCAGCGATCTGGGCCTGCCGGACAAGCTGGCCGGGATCTTAATGGGCACCGCCGCCGGGCTGGAAATCCCGGCGATGATCCTTGCGGGCTACTACGTGAAATATTTTGGTAAACGCCGGATGATGGTGGTGGCGGTGGCGGCGGGTGTGCTGTTTTATCTGGGGTTGATCCTGTTTCACAGCCGTGAAGCGCTGCTCGCCCTGCAACTGTTTAACGCGGTCTTTATCGGTATCATCGCCGGGATTGGCATGCTCTGGTTCCAGGATTTGATGCCGGGACGGGCGGGCTCTGCCACAACGTTGTTTACCAACAGCATTTCAACCGGCGTGATTCTGGCGGGGATTATCCAGGGGGCGCTGGCGCAAAGCTACGGACATTCTGCGGTTTACATGGTCATTGCGGGGATTTCGCTGGTGACCCTGGTGCTCACCTGGCGGGTAAAAGATGTCTGA
- the thiP gene encoding thiamine/thiamine pyrophosphate ABC transporter permease ThiP, translating to MATRRQPLIAGWLLPGLLAAILMVAVALGAFLALWFNAPVTDVAALLNDSYLWHVIRFSFWQAFLSALLSVTPALFLARALYRRRFPGRQALLRLCAMTLILPVLVAIFGILSVYGRQGWLAGLCHALGLEWTFSPYGLQGILLAHVFFNMPMATRLLLQALENIPGEQRQLAAQLGMRGWSFFRFVEWPWLRRQIPPVAALIFMLCFASFATVLSLGGGPQATTIELAIYQALSYDYDPGRAALLAIVQMVCCLGLVMLSQRLGKAIPVGSNQLAGWRDPQDSLQSRLADGLLITLALLLLLPPLLAVVVDGLNLNLLSVLQQPVLWQALGTSLRIALGAGLLCVLLTMMLLWTSRELYARQAIVAGQALDLSGMLILAMPGIVLASGFFLLFNSTVGLPESADGIVIFTNALMAIPYALKVLENPMRDLSARYTLLCDSLGMHGWQRLKVVELRALKRPLAQALAFACVLSIGDFGVVALFGNDDFRTLPFWLYQQIGSYRSQDGAVTALLLLLLCFALFTVIEKLPGRDVKTD from the coding sequence ATGGCAACGCGCCGTCAGCCGTTAATCGCCGGCTGGTTACTCCCGGGTTTGCTGGCCGCCATCCTGATGGTGGCCGTCGCCCTGGGGGCTTTTCTGGCGCTGTGGTTTAACGCCCCCGTTACCGATGTCGCGGCGCTGCTGAACGACAGCTATCTGTGGCACGTTATCCGCTTCTCTTTCTGGCAGGCGTTTCTCTCCGCCCTGCTCTCGGTTACGCCCGCCCTGTTTCTTGCCCGCGCCCTCTACCGGCGACGGTTCCCGGGCAGGCAGGCGCTGCTGCGCCTGTGCGCCATGACCCTGATCCTGCCGGTGCTGGTGGCAATATTTGGCATTCTCAGCGTCTACGGGCGTCAGGGCTGGCTGGCCGGACTTTGCCACGCACTCGGGCTGGAGTGGACCTTCTCGCCGTATGGCCTGCAGGGGATCCTGCTGGCGCACGTCTTTTTCAACATGCCGATGGCCACACGCCTGCTGCTGCAGGCGCTGGAGAATATCCCCGGCGAGCAGCGCCAGCTTGCGGCCCAACTCGGGATGCGCGGCTGGTCATTTTTCCGCTTCGTCGAATGGCCGTGGCTGCGCCGTCAGATCCCCCCGGTTGCGGCGCTGATCTTTATGCTCTGCTTTGCCAGCTTCGCTACCGTGCTCTCACTCGGCGGCGGGCCGCAGGCTACCACCATCGAGCTCGCCATCTACCAGGCCCTGAGCTACGACTACGATCCGGGCCGCGCGGCACTGCTTGCCATCGTGCAGATGGTCTGCTGTCTGGGGCTGGTGATGCTGAGTCAGCGGCTGGGGAAAGCCATCCCCGTTGGCAGCAACCAGCTCGCAGGCTGGCGCGATCCGCAGGACAGCCTGCAAAGCCGCCTGGCCGATGGCCTGCTTATTACCCTCGCCCTCCTGCTGTTGCTCCCGCCGCTGCTGGCCGTAGTGGTCGACGGCCTGAATCTCAACCTGCTGTCGGTACTGCAACAGCCGGTACTCTGGCAGGCGCTGGGCACCTCGCTGCGCATTGCGCTCGGTGCCGGGCTACTCTGCGTCCTGCTGACCATGATGCTGTTGTGGACCAGCCGTGAGCTGTATGCCCGCCAGGCAATCGTCGCCGGACAGGCGCTGGATCTCAGCGGCATGCTGATCCTGGCAATGCCCGGCATCGTGCTGGCGAGCGGCTTTTTTCTGCTCTTCAACAGCACCGTCGGCCTGCCCGAATCGGCCGATGGCATTGTCATCTTTACCAACGCCCTGATGGCGATCCCTTACGCGCTGAAGGTGCTGGAAAACCCGATGCGCGATCTCAGCGCCCGCTATACCCTGCTCTGCGACTCCCTGGGGATGCACGGCTGGCAGCGGCTGAAGGTGGTGGAGCTGCGCGCCCTGAAACGCCCGCTGGCCCAGGCCCTTGCCTTTGCCTGCGTGCTGTCGATTGGCGATTTCGGCGTGGTGGCGCTGTTTGGCAACGATGATTTTCGCACTCTGCCGTTCTGGCTTTACCAGCAAATAGGCTCGTACCGCAGCCAGGACGGTGCCGTCACGGCGCTGCTGCTGCTCTTGCTATGCTTTGCGTTATTTACCGTTATCGAAAAACTTCCGGGGCGTGATGTTAAAACTGACTGA
- a CDS encoding DedA family protein gives MQALLEHFITQSVTYSLIAVALVAFLESLALVGLILPGTVLMAGLGALIGNGEVNFWQAWLAGIVGCLLGDWISFWLGWRFKKPLHRWSFMKKNKALLDKTEHALHQHSMFTILVGRFVGPTRPLVPMVAGMLDLPVAKFIVPNLIGCLLWPPFYFLPGILAGAAIDIPADAQSGGFKWLLLATALLLWLAAWLCWRLWRSGKASADRLSAYLPRGRLFWLAPVTLGIAVVALVALIRHPLMPVYGEILLKVVSR, from the coding sequence ATGCAGGCATTGCTGGAACATTTTATTACCCAGTCCGTTACCTATTCGCTCATCGCTGTGGCGTTAGTGGCCTTTCTGGAATCGCTGGCGCTGGTCGGGCTGATCCTGCCCGGCACGGTCCTGATGGCCGGGCTCGGCGCGCTGATTGGCAACGGCGAGGTTAACTTCTGGCAGGCGTGGCTGGCGGGGATCGTCGGTTGCCTGCTGGGGGACTGGATCTCATTCTGGCTGGGCTGGCGCTTTAAAAAGCCGCTGCACCGCTGGTCATTCATGAAGAAAAACAAAGCCCTTCTCGACAAAACCGAGCATGCCCTGCATCAACACAGCATGTTCACCATTCTGGTGGGCCGCTTTGTGGGGCCGACGCGTCCGCTGGTGCCGATGGTGGCGGGGATGCTGGATCTGCCGGTCGCCAAATTTATCGTGCCGAACCTGATTGGCTGCCTCTTATGGCCGCCGTTTTACTTCCTGCCGGGCATTCTGGCCGGGGCGGCAATTGATATTCCTGCGGATGCCCAGAGTGGGGGCTTTAAATGGCTGCTGCTGGCGACCGCGCTGCTGCTGTGGCTGGCGGCCTGGCTCTGTTGGCGGCTGTGGCGTAGCGGGAAAGCCTCTGCGGATCGTCTTAGCGCGTACCTGCCGCGAGGCCGCCTGTTCTGGCTGGCCCCCGTTACCCTGGGTATCGCCGTAGTGGCGCTGGTGGCGCTTATCCGCCATCCGCTGATGCCGGTATATGGCGAGATCCTGCTTAAGGTTGTCAGCCGCTGA
- the leuC gene encoding 3-isopropylmalate dehydratase large subunit yields the protein MAKTLYEKLFDAHVVFEAPNETPLLYIDRHLVHEVTSPQAFDGLRAHHRPVRQPGKTFATMDHNVSTQTKDINASGEMARIQMQELIKNCKEFGVELYDLNHPYQGIVHVMGPEQGITLPGMTIVCGDSHTATHGAFGALAFGIGTSEVEHVLATQTLKQGRAKTMKIEVTGEAAPGITAKDIVLAIIGKTGSAGGTGHVVEFCGSAIQALSMEGRMTLCNMAIEMGAKAGLVAPDETTFAYVKDRLHAPKGQHYDDAVAYWKTLKTDEGAVFDTVVTLQAEAIAPQVTWGTNPGQVISVNDSIPDPASFADPVERASAEKALAYMGLKPGVPLTDVSIDKVFIGSCTNSRIEDLRAAAEVAKGRKVAPGVQALVVPGSGPVKAQAEAEGLDKIFIEAGFEWRLPGCSMCLAMNNDRLNPGERCASTSNRNFEGRQGRGGRTHLVSPAMAAAAAVTGHFADIRSLK from the coding sequence ATGGCGAAGACGTTGTACGAAAAATTGTTTGATGCGCACGTGGTCTTCGAAGCGCCGAACGAAACCCCACTGCTCTATATCGACCGCCACCTGGTGCATGAAGTGACGTCGCCACAGGCGTTTGATGGCCTGCGCGCGCACCATCGTCCGGTGCGTCAGCCCGGTAAAACCTTTGCGACGATGGATCATAACGTTTCGACGCAGACCAAAGACATCAACGCCTCCGGTGAGATGGCGCGTATTCAGATGCAGGAGCTGATTAAGAACTGCAAAGAGTTCGGCGTTGAGCTGTACGACCTGAATCACCCGTATCAGGGGATTGTCCACGTGATGGGCCCTGAGCAGGGCATCACCCTGCCGGGAATGACCATCGTCTGCGGCGACTCCCATACTGCGACCCACGGTGCGTTCGGCGCGCTGGCGTTCGGTATCGGCACCTCGGAAGTAGAACATGTGCTGGCGACCCAGACCCTGAAACAGGGCCGCGCGAAGACCATGAAAATCGAAGTCACCGGCGAGGCCGCTCCGGGCATCACCGCAAAAGACATTGTGCTGGCGATCATCGGTAAGACCGGCAGCGCAGGCGGCACCGGCCATGTGGTGGAGTTTTGCGGCAGCGCAATCCAGGCCCTGAGCATGGAAGGCCGCATGACCCTGTGCAACATGGCCATTGAAATGGGGGCGAAAGCCGGGCTGGTTGCGCCGGATGAGACCACCTTCGCTTATGTCAAAGATCGTCTCCATGCCCCTAAAGGTCAGCATTACGATGACGCGGTTGCGTACTGGAAAACCCTGAAAACTGACGAAGGCGCGGTGTTCGACACCGTTGTCACCCTGCAGGCCGAAGCGATTGCGCCTCAGGTCACCTGGGGCACTAACCCGGGTCAGGTGATCTCCGTAAATGACAGCATTCCCGATCCGGCCTCGTTTGCCGATCCGGTTGAGCGCGCCAGCGCAGAGAAAGCGCTGGCCTATATGGGCCTGAAACCGGGCGTGCCGCTGACCGACGTGAGCATTGATAAAGTATTTATTGGCTCCTGCACCAACTCGCGCATTGAAGATCTGCGCGCGGCGGCAGAAGTGGCGAAAGGTCGTAAAGTGGCGCCGGGCGTACAGGCGCTGGTAGTGCCTGGTTCCGGCCCGGTAAAAGCGCAGGCAGAGGCCGAAGGTCTGGATAAGATTTTCATTGAAGCAGGCTTTGAGTGGCGTCTGCCGGGTTGCTCCATGTGTCTGGCCATGAACAACGATCGCCTGAATCCGGGCGAGCGCTGCGCCTCCACCAGCAACCGTAACTTTGAAGGTCGTCAGGGGCGCGGTGGGCGCACACATCTGGTTAGCCCGGCAATGGCCGCGGCCGCCGCAGTGACCGGCCATTTCGCTGATATTCGCAGCCTGAAATAA